TTCTGTCACGCAGTCCACGGTAGCTTTTACGGACCACTGTTCAGTGTCCATTGAGATTGGTTCTTCAGATGTACGTACCTCTGTACCTGTGTTCGCCTGAAGCAGTTCTGTGGTAAGTTCAACGTGAGTTCCAAAATTCTCGAATTGGAGTATGGAGCGCGCCATCCCACCACACTTGAGAGGGTTTTCCAGAAGTCTCCACAGGTTCTGTTCGAGAACCTATTGGCCTACTTTTCTGTCTCAATGGCCAAGGGGGGCTGTGCACTACTGCATTCACGACTAGGTTGCGTCTCCGTAAGTCTAGTCTGAAGGGCTGTGAAGATGCGAGCCTCTCAGTCTGCATAAACCAAGGGTATTATCTTGCTTGGATTTATTTTTAAATATCTTAGTAATTTTCAAGTGGTATCTGGGCAGTGGATTTGCTTGTAGCCTAGAGATGAACATGTCACTGCTGTGGGATTGTTTGTAGAATGGATGGAGGCCATTGTCCTCAGCCaacctactccgtaaaccTCGAGGTTAATCCTAATTAATTATCCTTAGGTCATTCTGCCCACAGTCGTTGCGTGGCCAGCCAAGATTCTCCAGCCTAATATCCAAATTGCCATCCGTAAATGAAGTAGTAGAGATGACCCACGCCCTCTCAGTCCTGAACTCTGGAGTTTCTCCGCAGAGTGAGCCAACTCTGCAAGAGGCAGGAAATGCACAAGTCGGATTATAGATATCTAATATTATCGACTGTCAGTCATCTCTCCTTCTGTCCTCTTTGATGATCGTTTTTCGAATCAATCTCTCCATTTCTTGTAACATTCCGCGCTGGTTGCATACCCTCTAACTCTTGCCTCCCAGCAGCGAACCGTCAAATCGGCCATCCTTCCGGATTCGGTTCTCCCACGCCATTTTTCTTCGACCCTGGAGACTTCTGTCGCCAGTCTGTTGCAACAAACCGCTTCCTGGGTCGCCGTCTGCGGAAAGCATCCATTGCTTTTTCGCTTCTTTCGCTCTGATCTCTCACTACACTACTGGTTTAGGAcatcttttctttgtttATACTTTTttatcttctttctcttgtaCGGAGTTTGCAAGCtggtttcttttcttttcttttctttcagtTTACTTTGATACCCGTCGTGTTGGTCTACAGTTTGCCTTCGTTGACCTGTTACAATACCCACTACAGTCTTTTCTGTTTGGAATAAGCCGTCTCTCGCTTTGTCGGCAAATTATCTGGCGATCGCAACAGCACAGTCTCAAAAGTTCGGACGTTCCTGCCCCGAGTTGCAGCAAATGTGGTAATCGTGGTAGGACACCGGGATCAAAGCATGAGCCAGCATCATCGGTTTTGATTATATCCTTACGACATTACACGTATTTCGCTCGATTCTGATACTCCAGTTGACGTATAAGAGAAGGTGGCAGGTTGATGGGTGGATCCTAAGTCGACAGAGCGAAAGATATCGTTGGCAAGTGGCACTTTGCAATGTCCGGACACCATGCATCAAGAAATGAGACTCGGATTACGGAAGACACGATTCGAGAGGAGGATCAGGCATTGACCGAGCAGAATCCAACGCACAATTCCAATGTCGCAGCGAGTCAATCTACAAATAACCAGCCTGCACGAGAAAATGTCGCTCATCGTCGATCTTCCTTGTCACCGTCCCGAATATCGTCGGATCTCGGCCGAAGACCATCTCAGCAGCGAAATGTTCGGTTTTCCACAGACCTCGAACGACCTATTGTGGAGGAATCCAGGAATACCCGACCTGCCTCCAGAGGCCTGACAATCGATACGAGTATCACGAACGCTCCTGTCTCCCCAGTGCGCTCGCCTGTCACATCACCAGAGCGCGGGCCGACTTCACCACTATCCCCCAATAGCGCTCTTTCCCCAACGTCTCCGCAAAGCCCAGGTGTCGGTCGCTCACGATCCCGTAATCGCGGTTATTCACTTCGGCGTACAATCTTCGCGAAGAACATCCAGACGCAAGATGTAACATCACCGGGGGCTTTTGAATTGAGCCCAGGGGTTAGCCCACAGCCACTGCCGGAGACATCGACAGTGAATGGCCAGCCACAGGCAACAGGAGATGAAAAACACTCGGACGTTGTGCGTCCAACGGTCACGTCGGAATCTTCCCCCAAAGATGACGGCTCAACGACGTATTACTCTGGTCCTAAGGTCGGCAGGCACCTTTCCATGAGTGTTTCATATGAGAGATGGTTGAAGAGGAAAGCTGCTTGTACTATTATCAAGGTGCGACTAGAGAACGCGGTTGAAACTGTGCGCAAGGCCATCCTTCAAATCAAGGACATTCCTCCCACCAAAGACGGCCGTCATATTGATCTCGATGTCACTCGCACTGAGGACTTGATTGACGAAAGGACTGGTAAGCCATACGTTGGAAACTGGATCCGATCCAGTCGTTATAGCTTCTGGAGTTTCTTTCCCAGGCAATTGTTCGCGCAGTTCACCAAATTGGCCAACTTCTATTTCTTGGTTGTGGCTATCCTGCAGATGATCCCGGGTTTGAGTACCACAGGTACTTTTACAACACTGATCCCTCTTTTGATTTTCGTTGGTATCTCAATGGGCAAAGAAGGGTTTGACGATTGGCGTCGTTATTGCTtggacaaggaggagaatAATCGTCTCGCATCGGTTCTTCGTCCTGGTGCCAGTCTTACCGTTGCTGCGGCCGCTGGTGCCAACGACGCCGTTTCTGTTTCAAGCGATGCGCAGAATTGGGCCCTTATCAAGTGGCAGGACATCAAAGTCGGAGATGTGATCAAACTCGAGCGTGACCAGCCTGTCCCAGCTGACATTGTCTTGCTCCATGCAAATGGGCCCAACGGCGTAGCTTACATTGAGACCATGGCCCTGGATGGCGAGACCAACCTCAAGAGCAAACAGCCTTGCCAGTCAGTGGCAAAAGTGTGTGGGACAGTGGAAGACATCTGCAGCAACTCTATTCACTTTGCTGTGGAGGACCCGAATATCGATTTATACAAATTTGATGGCAATGTGATTGTGAACGCGGATAAGCTGCCCCTCACGAATACTGAAGTTGTTTACCGCGGCAGTATTCTTCGAAATACCGAACGTGTCCTTGGTATGGTCATCTACACTGGTGAAGAGTGCAAGATCCGAATGAACGCCAACAAGAACCCTCGGATCAAGTCGCCTTCCCTGCAGGCAAAGGTTAATCGGGTCGTCATGCTGATTGTTTGCCTCGTCGTTATCCTGGCGGTTGCTTGTACCGTTGCGTACAAATATTGGTCACAGGATGTTGAGCGCCACGCTTGgtatcttgaagaagccaatGTTGACTACGGTCCCATTTTTACTTCATTTCTGATCATGTTCAATACCATGATTCCCATCTCGCTCTATGTGAGCATGGAGATCGTCAAAGTTGTTCAGATGTTCTTGTTGAACGACATCGACATGTATGATAAGGAAACCGACACGCCCCTCGAAGCTCGAACATCGACGATCAACGAGGAGCTGGGACAAGTCAGCTATATCTTTTCGGACAAGACTGGTACATTAACGAACAACTCGATGCGCTTCCGTATGATGAGCGTGGCGGGGACCGCCTGGTTTCACGACTTCGATCTGCGTGAGGAAGCTGCGAGAGAAGGTGACCGAGTCAAGTTGATCCACAAGAAACGGAGTGTCAAAGGCAAGAAGGCTATGGGTCGTAAGTCCAACGCTTCAGATACTCGAGAAGTGTTAAGACCCTCGAATGTGTCGAACGTTCTAGATATGGGTCCTCGAAAGATCGCAGCATCCATGGCCGATCGCCGTACCACCGATATGTTGAAATACATCCAACTCAAGCCCTACACTGTGTTCGCGCGGAAAGCCAAGCTGTTCCTACTAGCAATAGCGTTGTGCCACACATGCATACCGGAGAAGAACGAGTCTGGAAGTGTTTCATTCCAGGCAGCATCCCCTGATGAACTAGCTCTGGTGATGGCTGCGCAGGACCTTGGCTATCTCGTCATTGATCGCCAACCAAACACCCTGACTATTCGAACTTACCCCAATGgtccagaagaagagcaCCAAGATGAGGTCTATGAAATTTTGGATGTGATCGAGTTCACAAGCACTCGGAAACGCATGTCTGTTGTGGTTCGAATGCCGGACCACCgcatctgtctcttctgcaaGGGTGCTGATAGCACGTTGATGCGGTTGCTCAAACGTTCCTCCCTTGCTCACGAAAAGGCAGTCGAGATTGAGCGGCGTGCCAGCAAACGTAAAGCAGCCGAGGCAAATGAGGTAATGAGACGAAATAGCGAGCACCAGAGTCGGAAGGATAGTGGGGTCAGGGCCAGCTTCAGCCGGCCAAGCTTCAGTCGTCCCAGCTTCGGTCGACCTAGCATGACAAAGAACAGGCGCTCCAGTGTTTCTGGGCAGAACGTCTCTGTGTTGAGAGAGAGCATCGATGTCTGGCTTCGTGATCGTGAGACTGATGGTGGTCTTTTGACAAGGGAGTATGATGATGAGTACTACAGCCCGCGTCCGTCTGCTCAACTTGGCAGGCAGTCCACATCTTTCTCGGACTCTGGAAGCTCTGTCAATGAGGAGGACCAAGATGATCTGGTCGAGGAGGCTCTGGTCGTGAACGAATCGGCAGTCTTTGAGAGGTGCTTCCAGCATCTAAATGATTTTGCTACGGAGGGCTTACGGACGCTCATGTATGGCCATCGTTTCCTAGACGATTCCACGTATCACGAGTGGAAGGCGGCCTATCACGAAGCTAGCACCAGTCTCATTGACCGTCAGGGAAAGATCGAGAAGGTTGGTGCTCAAATTGAAGAACAGCTCGAACTGACTGGCGCTACCGCGATTGAGGATAAATTGCAAAAGGGAGTCCCCGAGGCCATTGACAAATTGAGACGCGCCAATATCAAGTTGTGGATGCTCACGGGCGACAAACGTGAAACTGCCATTAACGTCGGCCATTCTTGCCGTCTGGTTAAAGACTACTCTACTCTTGTTATTCTCGACCATGAAACTGGAGATGTTGAACGCTCAATCTTGAAGATGACTGCGGATATCAGTCGAGGTTCTGTGGCTCACTCTGTCGTCGTCATTGATGGACAGACTCTATCGATCATCGAATCCGACGAGACTCTCCGGGCTCAATTCTTCAAGCTGGCCATCCTAGTTGATTCTGTCATCTGCTGCCGTGCAAGTCCAAAACAAAAGGCATTCCTTGTCAAATCCAT
The Aspergillus fumigatus Af293 chromosome 4, whole genome shotgun sequence DNA segment above includes these coding regions:
- a CDS encoding aminophospholipid-translocating P4-type ATPase DNF3 gives rise to the protein MIPGLSTTGTFTTLIPLLIFVGISMGKEGFDDWRRYCLDKEENNRLASVLRPGASLTVAAAAGANDAVSVSSDAQNWALIKWQDIKVGDVIKLERDQPVPADIVLLHANGPNGVAYIETMALDGETNLKSKQPCQSVAKVCGTVEDICSNSIHFAVEDPNIDLYKFDGNVIVNADKLPLTNTEVVYRGSILRNTERVLGMVIYTGEECKIRMNANKNPRIKSPSLQAKVNRVVMLIVCLVVILAVACTVAYKYWSQDVERHAWYLEEANVDYGPIFTSFLIMFNTMIPISLYVSMEIVKVVQMFLLNDIDMYDKETDTPLEARTSTINEELGQVSYIFSDKTGTLTNNSMRFRMMSVAGTAWFHDFDLREEAAREGDRVKLIHKKRSVKGKKAMGRKSNASDTREVLRPSNVSNVLDMGPRKIAASMADRRTTDMLKYIQLKPYTVFARKAKLFLLAIALCHTCIPEKNESGSVSFQAASPDELALVMAAQDLGYLVIDRQPNTLTIRTYPNGPEEEHQDEVYEILDVIEFTSTRKRMSVVVRMPDHRICLFCKGADSTLMRLLKRSSLAHEKAVEIERRASKRKAAEANEVMRRNSEHQSRKDSGVRASFSRPSFSRPSFGRPSMTKNRRSSVSGQNVSVLRESIDVWLRDRETDGGLLTREYDDEYYSPRPSAQLGRQSTSFSDSGSSVNEEDQDDLVEEALVVNESAVFERCFQHLNDFATEGLRTLMYGHRFLDDSTYHEWKAAYHEASTSLIDRQGKIEKVGAQIEEQLELTGATAIEDKLQKGVPEAIDKLRRANIKLWMLTGDKRETAINVGHSCRLVKDYSTLVILDHETGDVERSILKMTADISRGSVAHSVVVIDGQTLSIIESDETLRAQFFKLAILVDSVICCRASPKQKAFLVKSIRLQVKDSVTLAIGDGANDIAMIQEAHVGIGITGKEGLQAARISDYSIAQFRFLLKLLLVHGRWNYIRACKYTLGTFWKEMLFYLTQALYQRWNGYTGTSLYEPWSLSMFNTLFTSLAVIFLGIFTKDLSASTLLAVPELYTKGQRHGGFNIRIYLGWTFMATCEAMIVFFVMYGLFGNVLFTNTGSDIFSAGLVTYSACVIIINTKLQALEVHNKTYLSLIVIVISVGGWFLWNLILSRRYQIESGDGIYHVPCNFILQSGRDLAFWAVLFVTVVAVVVFEVSVSAIRANLFPTDVDIFQEYEQDLDIRKRFEEAAASELQQGWDRGKKKSSFELAREAAEMEAREKQVQELLARPRVMTKTGSGQIEMQEIDLSELNGSSRDVSGQVTEDEGTSTPRRSVEIHELFSKGFGTIRKGQLK